agcaggggtagtcaaactgcggccctccagatggcaggggctcctgggaattgtagtccatggacatctggagggccgcagtttgactaccccgattcTACAGTAAGGAGAAGGAAAGGTGCATTTCAAACACGACCAGGatgtggaggaacaggaagtGTGAGGCGCTTGGGCTTCCTGTTCCTCTCAGTTCTGCACAAGGCTTatggcctagggatgccagcctccaggtaggacctggggatcccccagaattacagcttacctccaggcaacagagatcagttcccctggagaacatggatgccttggaaggtgggctccgtggcattataccccactgaagtctctcccctccccacttcccaccctctgcagtttccacccccaaaggctcaaggctttccccaacccagagatggcaaccccaaCACAGCCGCCAGCCTCTTTCTCCCACCTCAGCACAGAAGAGACAATCAAGCCACCAGGATATAGATCAGGAGGAAAGTCTTGCCTGTCACGAGAACTTGGGGCTTTTGAGTGATGTAGTTCCATCTCAGGGAATTGACCTCAATGCGAAAGTAGTAGTCCCCTGCATCCTCTGACCTGGCATCAAGGATGCTGAAGGAGCAGTCGCCTTCTTCTGGTTCTCCTGTTAACTGGAAACGGTTCAACACAGAGCCCCGGAGCTCCTGCCTCTTGTCATTTGTGGCCACAAGAATACCTGGAATATGGCGGTAGGAGTCATGAGTAAAAGTGTGCCAATAGTCATATTTCTTCTGAAACCAATAGCCATAGAGTTCCCCAGGGTTGCTCCTGTCTCTCTGATTATAAGTGAAGCTGCAGGGAATGTGAACACAGAGGCCGCGTTGCACAGAGACGGAGGCAGGAACTGTCAAGTTGTAGCTCAAATTCTGGCCCTGCAAACCTTCcggagaaagaagacaggagttAACGGGCAAATCAACGGAGAGACCATCAAGTTCTGTTTCTCCCTGGCTCTTCTATAGATCTAGCCAGGACTTCCAGGGCCATTCTGAGCATTGGAAAGCACCCAGACAAGTTCAGAGCTCAAAGCTTGATGGGGATGGTGTTCTGAGAGAAAGACCCAAACTCTCAAACTAGAAGCTGCATTTCTTGCACCCAGAAGCCAGAAAGAGGAGGTGGAATGGGTGGTCCAGTCCATAACCGCACAAATGTTGAGTTATTTCTCCGGGGctaaatctgcacggagcttttattccaatcccaggttgattcaagccctgccatctacactgaatgcaatttcatttttgattttgggcgatttaaatttgccatctgcaacaatctgattgatctgtggtgatcctccctttcccccgcgatatccaggagcggagaaAACTCAGTACAATTgattaagccgctttgagggctcccagtattaaagtgcaGATCTGTGTTATCCCAGAATAACATCCTCCCCTACCTAGTTCCTGGTGCAATCCTGACTGCACCTGGTTTACTTCTAGTCTAATAATAAAAAGTGTCAGGTACTTCTAAcgtgctgaaggttccaaagcctcttATTGGTGGACTCTTCCCTGTCCCccgggccaattgctgctcttgctcaggattctgcaccccctcccttccctttgggcCTGCTGTGATGGAAGCCCCTAACAGccactgactgaggggagggaggcatttcagagagaaatgcaggggagtctgtgggtgtGTGCATGCATTCCTGTGGAGGAAGCATGCATGGGAGGGACACCTTTTCCCTGCTGCCTAAAGGTTGGCTGACagagaagccacagaaaagccccttctcacttacaatactgctgtggctggccttgctgctgtggggaagatgcagccaagccatttgTCTCTCTTCTCCACCAGTCTATGAACATTTGAAGCCTACTgtgcaggattgttgtgcagatgaaattagATGCGGTTGTGGGCTTTTTTtttacctcctgtttcatctgcactacaagctgtgtgggaggccttaaatgtttcttctgcacaacaaccctgtctttATAGACTGGAGATCTTCAAGGCCCACCtaaaggttggctacccctggcctggatATATTCCTTATGATTTGGTGGTGGGGTTTTTAAATGGTATAATGCTTCAGAGCAcgttctccaaagcagctatttttgcctgggaaacagatctttataatctggtgatgaactataattccaggagctctctaggccccacctggaggttggtaacaccTGGTTGGAAATAATAGtgatgatggtagaggctcgcTGGCTTAGGTTGGggggagtggtgtgggtgtgtcctgcCTGAGCTATGGGCTCTGgccaacccttaccagcaacagctTGTATTTTGGGGAACAAACAGATAGACAGCTCAGCAAgggtcctatgagtctggaaagtgcaggaagatctaagtaAGGAATATTTAGAGCCAGTTACTGAAATtggtgaacaaataaatggctggagagacataggaacggATGTGACTTTTCTCAatcttggcctggtaaataaaaatcagtattttccagggaggtcctatgaaatcaaaggaacctgaggcccagaatttcaagtagagttagctttacaggaaagtagacagtgagactttgggagaAACtaagtgatccacttttattaggcaacaacttggccaacaacagggactgcagttgccagcagaagGCCTCAggattcagaagggcagacatccccagccaagcaacagactgtgctagacaaggggtgtctgtggccataTGCATTCCTTTTAAAGGGGCACATGAGAggggctgcccaccagccccatgcaACCTAGCTTGGCCTCTgcatctgtccttccttccttccttccttccttccttccttccttccttccttccttccttccttccttccttccttccttccttccttccttccttccttccttccttccttccttccttccttccttccttccttctggaaCCTGCCTAACCTCAATGTGTGGCccagaaatctcctggaattcaaaGGCATCTGCAGATTATcgagatcagctcccaagggaaaaaatggctgtttaggagagtggactctgcaatgacaagtCATCTCCAGGAtcttggagatgaaagggctgcttgggaaaggggaactctgtggcactgtactccagagaggctgcaggatgcaaatctccagttgggacctggggatctgctggaattgcaggtcatttccaggctgcagagatcagtcctccaGAAGAAAATGACTAATTGAGAAGTTGgaatctctggctttggatcccatggaggtgcagggatgccaggcccagGTGCTATTgttaattgctaataacaataaacatcaaataattaataattcacagtttcatccttatccattgttccacttaatatttatgaaacagcactgggggtggagagtgtcctggctgtccaagttggaatatagccaatcagggtacagcaaagccctgattacctcctatggtttCCTGCTGcgacggggagagagagagagatctgcacctgatGTTGTCCCCTGggccctagcacccattgcattcctggttgcaatgggctttcttgctagttcttcaataaaatatttaattgatagcaaaatttgctttaacaactgaaaacctttcagtctgtacattcttcagtttagttcaatatcaaagtaaataaaaacaattgTATGATTCAAACGAAAATGAAAgtattggttggcaaagaacttacagtgggtttctcaattactactTCGATgttagcatttctcaacttttttaccatcccCAAGGCAGAGGCATTTTCTTGGCATCCTggattccacagggccagcaggaggttttttttctgggccttctgcaacATCctgcctccagaaggcatgcagaggcttccTCAGCTTCcctcccatgtcctccaagttaaaagaggccaggaggccaggagaACTTACTTGtaacagggcatgctctgagactGGCTCCTTTTtcagccagcaaacttctgaaactggcaggaagttggaggtggagagctgaatcCCTGTGTGGCTGAGGACTGCCTCCTAACTGGGACTAAGCTACAAGGATggaccattcctggatgaggaccatcacttactcatgagtgaACATTCCCAGGGTACAGGCATTTCCTTGGCATCCTGGATCCTAGTGGGCTGACAGGGGgtcatttctgggccttctgcagctcCCAGCCTCCAGAagcatgcagaggctgccccagctcccttcccacattctctgagttgaaagaggccaggaagccagggcatcttactggcagcagagcatgcATTGAGAATGGctcctcttccagccagcaaacttctgaaactagcAGGAAGTTGGTGGTGGAGAGCTGTTCCTTTATTAAGCCCTTCCCGGCTGCCTCCTGACTGGGTCTAAATTACCTgggagggccattcctggatgagggccaatcaggtagtgggtgagtagtcagtttggattttataaagtttatacTGGCTGCTGCCGCTGATACTGATACCCTGCTGAGTTTGTTAGGGCTCTGGTCCTGAAACACCTTAGCAAAATATAGCTGGGCTACAAAGCTTGTTCAGATCTTTTTTTAAGCATCAGAAATAGGTGAAGCTTGCCTCGGTGAAGATTGCCATGTTTCCTCCGAAGTAATCTAGCTATCACAGAGTAACACAACTAAAGATATACAGGGCTGGGTCATCAGTTCCTTTTCCCCACCCTGGAATAATGAGGATAAAGGAATAGATAGTGTCTGGCAATCGGCTAATCTCCCCAATGCCTCTCCCCACCTGAAGTCTTTTCCCCCTTAAAGTCTTTTGCTGATGAAGTCATCCTTTGCACCATTTTTCCTCACCCTTAATTGCTGGATCATCAAGCTTCTAATGGACCTCAGGCACCCATTCAAGCCAGAATGTAACACAATGAACTCCTGAGGATCTCCCATTTCGTTATGTCAGCACTGGAGGTTTCCCAGTAAGCCAATTAAAGCTTCTTTGTTAAAGACCAGCTCACTTATTAGCAAAGTCTCCACTTCttggccctccaggcccatcggaggccattttggaagtggtgggtgggttgacacccaataaatgtttaacaaattagacagacagacagacaggtagaaTTGACTCCCAACCATTAAGGTAAACCTTCcagaggcatcaagaaaccccagggtttcacaaagccctggttgagaaagcctgtcctagaaACGAATCCTCCAAACCAGGCCCCAGGACAAGTTTTTTTGTTATAAAACCAGCATGCTTGGTTCAACCCAGTGGGGTATTTTGGGCTTAACATTCACCTAACATTGCATAATGTTCTTTGCTGTTTCTCtacaccaagctttctcaaccagggttccgtcaaaccctggggtttcttgacggtcctgaaatggtttcccagatgggtgagaCCTAATTAATTACTTTccggagctttcagcgttccgcagggcctgcaaaatggagctcttccaccaggtctatggttgaggcatgGGGTTGCTGAGGAAGATCAatgcccccgccccccaccccccgggtgTGAGTAAGAAATTGAGTcatcttgacctccttcctcgtccatgggtggtggtagtggggagcttctgccatgttctgtgttttgatgtcttttaattggagttttaatgggtttttattggacattgtatcccgccacgagccagcttcggaagtggcaggaaataaattgaataacaacaacaataatgtcaTACCTACCTTTGAACAGAATGGCAAAGATCAGGACTGTCAGGGTTGCAGAGAAAGAGGCCAGATTCTCTACCTTCTGACAGGGATCCATGAGCAGCTGGCCCCTTGGGTTCCCTCACACCCCCTCAGAACCAGGGCAAGCTTCTTTTCAAGAGAATTTCTGTgagagaggaggaaagggagacGGAAAACAGCTGACTACATGTATTCCTGGAATTTGTgtcattaattaatttaaacatttatgtCTCACCTTTCCTCGTGGTTCAATGCGGCTTATAGTTAAAAGCATGATCTGGGAAATGGATTATCTTCGGTTGCCGCTCTCAGGTATGTGTAGAGTagagccaggatggtgtagtggttaagagcagcagactcagatccggaaatccaggtttgattccctactcctccacatgcagcctcctggatgaccttgggccacttctttcagagctctctcagccccaccaaccacacaaggtgcctgttgtggggagaggggaaggtgtgGGATTTCTAGACGACTACCACAATAAGAGACCTTGAGTTGGTACAAGGATCAATTTATTGGAAGTTATGAGCAGATCCTACAACACTTTGCCAAGATTAAGGGAAGATGGCAACCTCCAGCCCACTCAACCCCCTTGAGGTACCAGTTTGTGTGTGAAAAAGTCCGGGCCAGGATCAGAGACATAACATCCCTCCAGGAAAGAACCTTCCGGAAGAAATGAAAGGAGAACAAAATGGAAGGAGCTCAATTCTCGCTTCCTAGGAAACTGCCCTCTAGCTCAAGGCATTCAAACACCCAGCCCGGAATAACAATAGATCACAGGTAAAGAACATGCTCTTACATATGACATCTTACATATGACAgaaaaaaggcaaaagaaaacCCCTCTGTAAAGCATAGGATGATTAATGGCAGAACCAGTGGTTTTtgacagccactttgagactctgaaAAAACCTTATCTTCTCCTTTGTCCCCATGGAGcctgttgaccttgggccagaccctgctctctcagagctctcccagccccacctgcctcacaaggctcCTGTGCtgaggagaggaacggaaggcgattgtaagctgccatgagcctaTTTTTGGTAGTCTCTCAGTCAACCGTCTGAACCAATGATAGTTTTGGTTGGGAAGTTTAGCT
Above is a window of Paroedura picta isolate Pp20150507F chromosome 5, Ppicta_v3.0, whole genome shotgun sequence DNA encoding:
- the LOC143838939 gene encoding sialic acid-binding Ig-like lectin 8 isoform X2; the encoded protein is MDPCQKVENLASFSATLTVLIFAILFKGLQGQNLSYNLTVPASVSVQRGLCVHIPCSFTYNQRDRSNPGELYGYWFQKKYDYWHTFTHDSYRHIPGILVATNDKRQELRGSVLNRFQLTGEPEEGDCSFSILDARSEDAGDYYFRIEVNSLRWNYITQKPQVLVTELEEPQIWASSAVLSGKEALYACLAPGPCVEIQARISWTTSLSGYKTTDWSQQHINGSWTYGSNFTFTPSLNDQGRELTCRVWYPNLREQVTKSIRLEVAATHNKILGSSVIILIIVCPTVKILFCILFFFSIIWVSNQRKAPLREKAMRMTSLG
- the LOC143838939 gene encoding sialic acid-binding Ig-like lectin 8 isoform X3, which codes for MDPCQKVENLASFSATLTVLIFAILFKGLQGQNLSYNLTVPASVSVQRGLCVHIPCSFTYNQRDRSNPGELYGYWFQKKYDYWHTFTHDSYRHIPGILVATNDKRQELRGSVLNRFQLTGEPEEGDCSFSILDARSEDAGDYYFRIEVNSLRWNYITQKPQVLVTELEEPQIWASSAVLSGKEALYACLAPGPCVEIQARISWTTSLSGYKTTDWSQQHINGSWTYGSNFTFTPSLNDQGRELTCRVWYPNLREQVTKSIRLEVADPPKTVDISTNATDHEHLVKGLLF